A single Verrucomicrobiaceae bacterium DNA region contains:
- a CDS encoding DUF4118 domain-containing protein, giving the protein MNDYLSSPKARELVPVAVVGQFSWGMTILFVLASVCWVLLPYTGYLVSALVFLMAIVLAGTRWNRGPVLAMGVVSALVWNFIFIPPQFTLHIEKPQDIIMFAMFFVVALSMGHLITRLREREAALEQHHREREQLVEAKHRAELLAESERLHRTLLDSVSHELKTPIAIIRTALDGLGQGNAFAAEIETANRRLQRIVENFLEMTRVESEALKPRPDWCEISDVLHAATTPLQKELSKYPLRLSGTDDLPLMMLDSRLLAQVLGNVLHNATLYAPAGTEIEIHTALTNGTLELRVRDHGPGLPIGTEDHVFDKFYRAPDSPAGGTGLGLAIARGLMRAMKGDIEAHNHPEGGAEFVLRVERVFQLVPSDSPSSPTSETS; this is encoded by the coding sequence ATGAACGACTATCTATCCTCTCCCAAAGCACGCGAGCTCGTGCCAGTGGCCGTGGTGGGGCAGTTTAGCTGGGGGATGACGATCCTCTTTGTGTTGGCTTCGGTGTGCTGGGTGCTGCTGCCTTACACGGGCTATCTTGTCTCCGCGCTTGTGTTTCTGATGGCCATCGTGCTCGCGGGCACGCGGTGGAATCGCGGGCCAGTGCTGGCCATGGGCGTGGTGAGCGCGCTGGTGTGGAATTTCATCTTCATCCCGCCGCAGTTCACGCTGCACATCGAGAAGCCGCAGGACATCATCATGTTCGCCATGTTCTTTGTCGTGGCACTCAGCATGGGCCACCTCATCACGCGCTTGCGGGAGCGTGAAGCCGCACTGGAGCAGCACCACCGCGAACGTGAGCAATTGGTTGAGGCCAAACATCGCGCCGAACTCCTCGCGGAGTCCGAGCGACTGCACCGCACACTGCTCGATAGCGTGTCGCATGAACTGAAAACTCCCATCGCCATCATCCGCACAGCTTTGGATGGCCTGGGGCAGGGGAATGCCTTCGCGGCGGAGATCGAAACAGCCAATCGCAGGCTCCAGCGCATCGTGGAGAACTTTTTGGAGATGACCCGCGTCGAGTCCGAGGCGCTGAAGCCACGTCCCGACTGGTGCGAGATCAGCGATGTGCTCCACGCTGCCACTACGCCGCTGCAAAAGGAACTCAGCAAGTATCCACTCCGACTCAGCGGCACCGATGATCTGCCACTGATGATGCTCGATAGCCGCTTGCTCGCCCAGGTTCTCGGTAATGTGCTCCACAACGCCACGCTTTATGCGCCAGCAGGCACGGAGATCGAAATCCACACCGCATTGACGAATGGCACGCTGGAGCTGCGAGTCCGCGATCACGGCCCGGGATTGCCCATCGGCACGGAGGACCATGTGTTCGATAAATTTTACCGCGCCCCCGATTCACCCGCCGGAGGCACGGGTTTGGGTCTCGCCATTGCTCGCGGCTTGATGCGGGCCATGAAAGGCGACATCGAAGCGCACAATCACCCCGAAGGCGGCGCGGAGTTTGTTCTTCGCGTAGAACGAGTTTTCCAACTCGTTCCCTCCGACTCACCATCATCCCCAACCTCTGAAACGAGTTAG